From Spirosoma aerolatum, one genomic window encodes:
- a CDS encoding glycosyltransferase family 4 protein has translation MPRLFLETDQMANLNSGLGQLCLHLGRELVRQKPASWDMTFLVSKEQVGIFGPSVKYMVASKWKRVWRNWNFDVWHCPHQGSRFFPRRRARFVYTVLDLNYLSLAQYSPDRKARKKKQYQARVNQATVITTISKYVAQDVRNQLVVPHSTPVQAIYCGVDMPETVSMATPESKPGGPFLFFIGMLQAYKNVHTMLPLLVANPDHWLVLAGPDKPEYSQQIWEQARQLGVADRLLMPGPVAESTKWWYYANCEAFLFPSLMEGFGIPVIEAMSFGKPVFSSALTSLPEVGGDEAFYFPAFDAKSVIETFQNGMKTYRQDPTMAERLRLQSQKFSWEAAAAEYWQLYQQVFDQVKL, from the coding sequence ATGCCGCGTTTGTTCCTGGAAACCGACCAAATGGCCAACCTGAATAGTGGTCTGGGTCAACTTTGCCTGCACTTAGGCCGCGAATTGGTGCGGCAAAAACCGGCTAGCTGGGATATGACGTTTCTGGTGTCAAAAGAACAGGTGGGTATTTTCGGGCCCTCGGTGAAGTACATGGTAGCCTCGAAGTGGAAGCGCGTCTGGCGGAACTGGAACTTCGATGTTTGGCACTGCCCGCATCAGGGATCACGATTTTTTCCACGACGTCGGGCGCGGTTTGTATACACGGTCCTTGATCTGAACTACCTTTCCCTTGCTCAGTACTCGCCCGATCGAAAAGCCCGGAAGAAAAAACAATACCAGGCTCGTGTAAATCAGGCTACGGTTATCACAACCATTTCGAAATATGTAGCACAGGACGTTCGAAACCAATTGGTTGTACCGCATAGCACCCCTGTGCAGGCTATCTATTGTGGTGTCGATATGCCGGAAACAGTATCAATGGCTACACCTGAATCAAAGCCCGGTGGCCCATTCCTGTTCTTTATCGGTATGTTGCAGGCTTATAAGAATGTGCATACCATGCTACCCCTGCTGGTGGCTAATCCCGATCATTGGCTGGTGCTGGCCGGGCCCGATAAACCCGAATACAGCCAGCAGATTTGGGAGCAGGCTCGGCAGTTGGGCGTTGCCGATCGCCTATTGATGCCTGGCCCGGTGGCTGAATCGACAAAATGGTGGTATTACGCAAACTGTGAGGCTTTTTTGTTTCCATCGCTAATGGAAGGATTTGGCATTCCGGTTATTGAAGCCATGTCGTTTGGTAAGCCTGTCTTTAGCTCAGCCCTGACCAGTTTACCCGAAGTAGGGGGCGACGAAGCGTTTTATTTTCCTGCCTTCGATGCCAAATCGGTAATTGAAACCTTTCAAAACGGTATGAAAACCTATCGACAAGACCCTACTATGGCTGAACGTTTGCGGCTACAAAGCCAGAAATTCAGTTGGGAAGCCGCAGCGGCTGAATACTGGCAGCTCTATCAACAGGTTTTTGATCAGGTAAAACTTTAG
- a CDS encoding regulatory protein RecX encodes MTDLLKDALQKAAMFCAYQERTQQEVRDRLKEWGVLGDDAEEVIAELIQQNYLNEERFAKAFAGGKFRVKGWGRRKIRQHLQQRGISGYNLDQAMNEIEPDDYQETLKELLDKKRRSLRDENPLVIKQKLVRFALSKGYESDLVFALLGRED; translated from the coding sequence ATGACAGATCTGTTAAAAGACGCCCTACAGAAAGCGGCCATGTTTTGTGCCTACCAGGAGCGCACCCAGCAGGAAGTTCGCGACCGTCTGAAAGAATGGGGTGTTTTGGGCGATGATGCTGAAGAAGTGATTGCTGAACTTATTCAGCAGAATTACCTGAACGAAGAACGGTTTGCGAAGGCATTTGCGGGTGGAAAATTCCGGGTCAAAGGATGGGGGCGACGTAAAATCAGGCAGCATTTACAACAGCGTGGTATTTCGGGTTACAACCTCGATCAGGCCATGAACGAAATAGAACCCGACGATTATCAGGAAACGCTCAAAGAATTGCTGGATAAAAAGCGACGGAGCCTCCGCGACGAAAACCCCTTGGTTATCAAGCAGAAACTTGTTCGGTTTGCCCTGAGTAAAGGGTATGAATCCGACCTGGTTTTTGCCTTATTGGGGCGTGAAGATTAA
- a CDS encoding nucleoside hydrolase, giving the protein MTRISLFLASVLLALTIGPVAGQSARKQPPVSIIFDTDMGPDYDDVGAITLLHAFADAGEATILATIASTNYPKVTQVLSVLNTYFNRPNIPIGVPKGEAVSDKDTQHWSDTIVARYPHQVMANTEVPDAIALYRQILAKQPDHSVTVITVGFLTNLANLLNSKPDQYSKLSGRELAMQKIKKVVSMAGKFPKGREYNVFRDTPASKLFFANWPTPVLMSGFEIGQKIHSGLPLVQNNKIQHSPVKDVFRISLPKAEEDKNGRMSWDQTAVLVGVKGYAPYYTIETGRLTMNDDGSNGWDSTGKGHEHLVEKMPVAAVEALINELMQHQPKKR; this is encoded by the coding sequence ATGACCCGAATCTCTTTATTTTTAGCTAGCGTGCTCCTGGCCCTGACAATCGGTCCGGTTGCTGGACAATCGGCCAGAAAGCAGCCACCCGTTTCGATTATTTTCGATACCGATATGGGACCTGATTATGATGATGTGGGCGCAATAACCCTTCTTCATGCCTTTGCCGATGCCGGAGAGGCTACTATTCTGGCTACCATTGCCTCGACAAACTACCCGAAAGTAACCCAGGTGTTAAGTGTATTGAACACCTATTTTAACCGCCCAAACATTCCGATTGGCGTACCGAAAGGCGAGGCTGTCAGTGATAAAGATACCCAGCATTGGTCCGATACGATTGTGGCCCGGTATCCGCATCAGGTTATGGCCAATACGGAAGTGCCCGACGCCATTGCCCTTTACCGACAGATTCTGGCCAAACAGCCCGATCATAGTGTTACTGTGATTACAGTTGGCTTTCTGACGAATCTGGCTAATTTGCTGAACAGTAAGCCTGACCAGTATTCGAAATTATCAGGGCGGGAACTGGCCATGCAGAAAATTAAAAAAGTGGTGAGTATGGCTGGTAAGTTTCCGAAAGGCCGGGAGTATAATGTATTCCGGGATACGCCCGCGTCTAAACTCTTTTTTGCCAACTGGCCAACGCCTGTGTTGATGAGTGGGTTTGAAATAGGTCAGAAGATACACTCAGGGCTGCCACTTGTGCAAAACAATAAAATTCAGCATAGTCCCGTAAAAGACGTATTCCGAATTTCATTGCCCAAAGCAGAGGAAGATAAGAACGGGCGTATGAGCTGGGACCAGACTGCGGTTCTGGTGGGCGTGAAGGGCTACGCACCCTATTATACCATTGAAACCGGGCGCTTAACGATGAACGATGATGGGTCAAACGGCTGGGATAGTACTGGTAAGGGCCATGAGCATCTGGTAGAAAAAATGCCAGTAGCAGCGGTAGAAGCGTTGATCAATGAGTTGATGCAGCACCAGCCGAAGAAACGGTAA